The following proteins are encoded in a genomic region of Arachis ipaensis cultivar K30076 chromosome B02, Araip1.1, whole genome shotgun sequence:
- the LOC107626548 gene encoding glycerol-3-phosphate 2-O-acyltransferase 6-like, translated as MANSSAKTIATFPPVEKCNSIGRENHTIVADMDGTLLIGRSSFPYFALIAFEVGGYLRLLFFLLASPLAAILYHFVSESAGIQVLIFTSMAGMRFSSIESVARAVLPKFYSEDLHPETWRVFSSCGRKYVLTANPRVMVEPFLKEMLSADMVLGTELGSYKGRATGLVRKPGVLVGKNKEDVLKQTFGDERPDIGLGDKLSDAPFMALCKEAYIVLPKPKVKAVPSGKLPKPIIFHDGRLVQKPTPLNALLTLLWIPLGFPLACLRLAAATLLPMSLAYYALWLLGVYVTVKGTPPPPANKSNCQGGVLFVCNHRTMTDPVFLSIALGRPIPVVTYSISRFSEIIAPIKTVRLRRDRSADASMIKKLLQEGDLVICPEGTTCREPFLLRFSALFAELTDELVPVAMVNRMSMFHGTTARGWKGMDPLFLLMNPNPAYEITFLNKLPKELTCGSGRKMSIDVANYIQSLIAETLSYKCTSFTRKDKYKALAGNDGTVPIDKNPILKANKIMGC; from the exons ATGGCAAATAGTTCAGCCAAAACTATTGCTACTTTTCCACCAGTGGAAAAATGTAACTCTATAGGGAGAGAAAACCACACTATTGTGGCAGACATGGATGGAACTTTGCTCATAGGGCGAAGTTCCTTCCCATACTTTGCCCTAATCGCCTTTGAGGTCGGTGGGTACCTAAGGCTCCTCTTCTTTCTCTTGGCATCCCCCTTGGCTGCCATTCTATACCACTTTGTCTCCGAGTCTGCGGGAATTCAAGTCCTCATCTTCACCTCTATGGCGGGAATGAGGTTTTCCAGTATAGAGTCCGTAGCCCGTGCTGTGCTCCCCAAATTTTACTCTGAGGACCTCCATCCGGAGACATGGCGCGTGTTTTCGTCGTGCGGACGAAAGTACGTCCTCACGGCAAATCCACGGGTGATGGTAGAGCCATTTTTGAAGGAGATGTTGAGTGCGGACATGGTTTTGGGGACAGAGTTAGGAAGTTATAAGGGAAGAGCAACCGGACTTGTTCGCAAGCCTGGAGTTCTTGTTGGAAAAAATAAAGAGGATGTACTAAAACAAACCTTTGGTGATGAGAGACCAGATATTGGACTTGGAGATAAACTCAGTGATGCTCCTTTCATGGCTCTGTGCAAG GAAGCATATATTGTCCTTCCAAAACCAAAAGTGAAGGCAGTGCCAAGTGGGAAGCTTCCAAAACCCATAATATTTCATGATGGAAGGCTTGTCCAAAAGCCAACACCTCTGAATGCATTGCTAACACTCCTTTGGATCCCTTTAGGGTTTCCCTTAGCCTGCCTCCGCTTGGCTGCCGCAACTCTCCTCCCTATGTCACTTGCCTACTATGCTTTATGGCTCCTCGGCGTTTATGTCACCGTCAAAGGAACGCCACCTCCGCCAGCAAATAAATCCAACTGCCAAGGTGGTGTCCTCTTCGTATGCAACCATAGAACCATGACTGACCCTGTTTTCCTCTCCATAGCTCTTGGTCGCCCTATACCGGTGGTAACCTACTCAATCTCCCGCTTCTCAGAGATAATCGCACCGATCAAGACAGTTAGGTTAAGACGCGACCGATCCGCAGATGCTTCAATGATTAAGAAGCTTCTACAAGAGGGTGACCTTGTAATTTGCCCCGAAGGGACAACTTGTAGGGAACCTTTCCTTCTAAGGTTTTCGGCCTTGTTCGCCGAGTTGACCGACGAATTGGTGCCAGTGGCAATGGTGAATAGGATGAGCATGTTCCATGGAACAACTGCTAGAGGGTGGAAAGGGATGGATCCACTCTTCTTACTCATGAACCCTAACCCAGCTTATGAGATAACGTTCTTGAACAAGTTGCCTAAGGAGTTGACTTGCGGGTCAGGTCGGAAAATGAGCATTGATGTAGCCAATTATATTCAGAGCCTCATTGCTGAAACATTGTCATATAAATGCACAAGCTTCACTAGGAAAGACAAGTATAAGGCTCTTGCTGGTAATGATGGAACTGTCCCTATTGACAAAAACCCTATTCTTAAGGCCAACAAAATCATGGGTTGCTAA